The DNA segment TTGAAGAATCAATTATAGCTGTGAAGAGGGATGATAAATTAAATGAGGTTGTGAAATGAGGCCACCAGGTTTGAGCTCCAAAATAATAAAGGGGCAGCCACACCGCTGCGAGGATTTTATAGACCCCCAAAATAGTGAAAGGCAgttagaagagcaaatatgtggaCAGATTTCTGAGCGCAAAAACAATGAGGTAGCAATCGTTGGAGACTTCAACCACCATCGatcaagtgatgtggagatgccaacgttggactggggtgggcacagtaagaagtctggcaacaccaggttaaagtccaacaagcttatttggtagcacaagctttcggaacgttgccccttcatcaggtgagtcctccaCCATATCAAGTGGGATACAAATCTGAAACTGCATTGAAGAGAAGGTTTTTAGGCAGCACGTATTCTCGCTTTGATTTCCTAATTTTTTACTTTGCCCCGatactttctatactcctcttAAAATTTCTACAGTCTTAAGCTTTTAGTGATTTTCataaactccccccacccccacccctgtatGCCTCtggttagtcatgatgtggagatgccggcgttggactggggtaaacacagtaagagttttaacaacagttgcgactttaacctggtgttgttaaaactcttactgtgtatgcCTCTGGTTAACCAGGGGGCTGTAGGTTTGGCAGTACCACCTTTATTCTTTATGGGGACGTGTCCACACTGTGCCCATAGAATCTCTCTGCTGAATGCCTCCCAGTGATTTGACACCAATTTCTCCTCTAATTGCTGTTTCCAGTCCACTCTTTCCCAGCTGATCTCTCAGCTTTGTAAAatttgccttcccccaatttagaacttttacTCCTGCtctatctttgtccttttccataaagaTGTTAAATGTAACTATATTATGATTGATATATCCAAAACGCTcccccactgctgcctcatccaCTTGCCCAGCTTCATTTCCTAAGACGGAATCTCGAATTGCGCTCCCTCTTGTTacctgccatttcagagggcagttaggagtcaccACATTGCTGAGGTTTTGATATTCTATGTGGATCAGACAGgataaaggtggcagattttcttcctgttTAAAGAAACCCCGATCTGGGCTTCAGCAACCATCTGCCAGcgacatggtcaccattaccgctACAAACTCCTTATTCCAGAAAGTCAAGTATTCCTGTTTGATTACCAGCTCCAGGTCTCACGTTGTGCAAGCTTTCCTAATGGTTCAGCTCATCAACAGCAAATACCTTTTGGTCAAaaattaatatttatttattaaccaTTAGCAAAACAAGCAACTTATTCTTGTACACGGAGTATTTTCACAGTGAAGGCTCGAGTCAGTCTCGAGACGATGAGTGAAAGCCACTTGGCAAAGAACCAGTTTATTTTGTTCTTCGTGGGAGGACAGAATAAGTGAAagtggaatgagagagagagttgcgAATAGCAATCGGAGTTGTAAAAGCATTGGTACTTTCACTCCCAGCTGTCCATGAGAAAGTCAGTCCCTGGAGTGTTTTGGGAGTATGAGCCAGACACTCGTGAGAGAGCGAGGTTATTGGGTGATATTGGCCAAGATAAGAGATTGTTTTTATAAGATAACAATTGTTCTTATCACTCGGTTAATAAACGGAGTCACCTGCATGTATGTGCGGCTGGATTCTTCTTGCAAAGATGTTGGTGTGTGAATAACATGGGCTGCTTTTAATAAGCAAATTAGCCAGTCAGTTCAGGGGTGTAGAGTTACGCTGTGAGTTATAATCGCCAGAATGTGCTGGTCAATCTTATCCACTCTTGTTGTTTTATACCAAGTAAAATAGCTTCTCAACCTCCTTGGAAGAACTTGCTGGGTTTGCAGAGTAATTGGCCATTACACTTGTCACAAAAAATCCACTCTGGTAATTAAGATGTTTATATGAGCTACTGATTCTATTTCAAGATATTAATATTTTAtgtatttatttttctcttcctCCCACTTTCCCCCTTCGCACTCCCTCTATCAGCCCTCtctttaaaccaaggccctgttcAAATAGATTTTAAAGATCCCATGACTATAGTTCAGTATAGATTAAAGGTATATTACGGTTTCACAGCCAACATTACTCCCAGGTCAATAGCCACCCAAGGAATGGATGTATTTCACATTGCCGTTTGTGAGATttttctgtgtgtaaattggttgcacTTGGGTATTGGCAGTTGCCTAGGAATGGTCTGGAATCTCCgggaattgaagattaatctctAGGACACTGCTGTGAGCGATGGCGAGGAGATAAGCCATTGGAAGGGtgtttgtgttttattttcagtaaGTCAGAAGCATATTGGAATCTGTGGACGAAATAGTCTGTGTGAGTGTTAAGAATCACCCAAGAGTACTCGCTTCCTCATTGGCCACGGGGAATGCAGGGTGCGATGATTGACATGTTGGGCAGCAAATGGGGCAAGTGTTGAGGAGTGGTAGCAGCAGGAGGTCATGTGACAAGCCTCCAGGAATACAGTCACCCCAGAGTTGGTAAGTGCAGCTGCACTTTGTAGCATTTTGTTACGTGAGGGGCGTGGCTTTGTTTTGAAGGTGTAATGAGTCTGTCCCCTTTACACTGTCCTCAACCACCAAAGCCATACAGGGTCCGCCCCTGGCGCTTTAGGGcgtacaccacatccatggcGGTCACCGTTTTGCGCTTGGCGTGTTCAGTGTAGGTCACCGAGTCCCTGATCACATTCTCCAAAAACACCTTCAACACCCCGCGGACCTCCTCGTAGATCAAGCCGGAGATACGTTTGACGCCTCCGCGGTGAGCCAGACGCCTGATAGCAGGCTTGGTAATGCCTTGGATATTGTCGTGGAGCACCTTGCGGTGCCGCTTGGCTCCGCCTTTACCAAGCCCTTTACCACCTTTCCCTTTACCTGACATCAATACCAAACGACGTAATGAGTCGCTGCGTGAAATGTggctttcatttatttttatccCCTTCCTGGTGACCTTCGACACCTGAATCATTTGATCCCGAGAATCATTTGCATCTAAAGAATACTAATCAGACTAAAAGCGATATGATTTTCTTCTCCCTGATCAGTAACAAGTGGacaaaggagggggggggaatatttAAATAAAGCGAAATGGGGGAGAGAAGATGAATCATTTAATTGGTGTAATACCAGGTGTGACTCAGGTTGAGAATAAAACTATAAATGACTTGAAACCGGACATAATGTTCTATTTTGGAATAATTGAAGATAGGAGATCCAAATTGTACTCGCTGGACTGGTAAAATTGTCACTTGTTATCTGTATTTCCTGTAATGCAGATAGCATGTTACTTAGAGACTAGCATTTTTCAATCATCTCTTGGCACTATATCTCACAGCAACATGTTACTGGGCCTCCCTATTCCAAACAGCTCCCCAAAAATTTGTCAATTTTGTATTTACTTAATCTCTTTGCAATTGCCACAAACCCTATTTTAGTTTACCTAATTTCTAGACTATTTTGGTCACAATTGCacaagttagcattgctgcctcacagcgccagggacccgggttcgattcctggcttgggtcactgtctgtgcggagtctgcatgctctccccgtgtctgcgtgggtttcctccgggtgctccagtttcctcccacagtccaaagatgtgcaggttaggtggattggccatgccaaattgctccttagggtcagggggacctGCTAGGGTAAgcgtatggggatagggtctgggtgggattgtggttggtgcagacttgataggccgaatggcctccttctgcattctaggaattctatgaatctgtCATTCTCACTCTTGATTGGTGCCCAATAGAGTGGTGGGTTGCACTTATAGaatcacagcacagaaggccacCCAGCCCATCGTGCCATCCAAGTATCAGATTACTGGGGAGGATGGTACTTAAAAATAATTGAATGGAAGTCTCAGTTCTTTTCCCATGGCCCTGCAAGTATTTATCCGCTTGCCTttctgaaagttattattgaatcagtttccactgccctttcaatgCATTCCATCCCACAACATGTCCCTTTTTTACTTTTCATGGACATATTTATTACAAAAACTCTTTAAAATTCAACAAACCTCAAAACATCAGTCTTTTTATATTTAAAGGAAGGATCTGGGATTTGATTCAAAAGCTGGGCGAAAGAACAGCTTAGCTCGAAGTTTGAAAAGTCCAACACAAGTCAGCGAAACCTCAGCAGCTTCAGTTATTTGTGCAGCCTGGTGGGCTCCTGTTTGCCAGTCTAAGTGAGCGGTGAACTTTGTCCCTTGATTTATTGCCCCTGAAATAACTGTCCCAAAATACAGTATGATGAGCCGCTGCGCAGGTTCATTAGTGCTGTTTGCTGTGAGTATTACAAGATTAAAGCATAGTAGATAAAGTTTCTTCTTGATACTAGCCCTGTTGCTAATGTGCTGCGAGTTAGTGCTTTGCCGGCTGCTTCAGATGTTCATCCTGATTTAATTAGACATTATCATGCGAGAAGCCATTTGAAATATTTGTTTCAGAATCACCTGACTACCTTTTGGGCCTAACCCGCTTGATTTACTAGTGCTGGTCTCTTCAAATACTGCATATTCCTGTAAAATTACAACTGCAGCGGATGGTCTATTGATTTTTATAATTTCAATATAAATTCAACATTTCTGACCACCTGTGGTGAGGAATTTCAGCATCAAGAATGTATGTCCTTTCTAATCTTTCTCTCTTGCCTCCgatttcccctctcactctttgtaTCAGCTGAGGCTAGTGCACTCTCTCTTAGTCTTGTGTCAAGTGGGTTGTGGTCTCTCAACGGAATTCACCGAACAAGAAACTAAGCTAGACAATCTGGTCATtaccatgttgctgtttgtgggagtttgctgtgtgcaaattggctgctgcgtttccaacATTGCAACAGCGACTAGACTTgaggtatttaattggctgtaaagttggCAAGGAAATGAGAGTCTCTTCTTTTTATTTCCTCCTCTCTTTCTCAGAAGGAAATTGTTAAATGCCGAAACCAGTCagtcttttttttattttgggaCCTCGTCATGCGATGAGACATACCCACAACATGTGAATTGGCTTTTCCAGTAAACCCAAACTACCTGCATGATTATTTGCCTGCAGTGTTTGAGTATTTGATTATCAAATGCTCGTCGCCCAGCGGAAAGGGCCATGCAGGCGTTTTCCACTTTGGAAAATTCAAAGGTGAAGAAACGGACCTCGCAACATTTTGAGgactctgtcaatgtggaatgaacGAGTCGTCCGTATTCTATACGTGACCAGTTTCTGTAAAGCTCAGTGTGGTTTAGTCTTGCACGAAAGCCGCACTGTTAATCCCGGCATCAGATTCGAACTCCATCCCAGAGAGATTCCGTGAGTATTTTCAGGACATTGAGACTGACTTCAATCTTTACCACTCGATGTTTAATGGCTCCCCTGTAGGGTGTGTGTACATGCCCAGGCGCCAACCTCCATTCTGTGCCAACACTTTCTTAAAAATCTGTTGTCTTGCCCTCTCTTCAGGTGGTTGTTGGGATCTTAGGCTTTTAGCAAAGCATTGTCTTCTGTTCACGCTAATAAATACCATGAGGGGCAAGAGCGCAGGGCTAtggagatgggggagagggagataaTTGGGTGGAGAGTTGGCACAGGGAACGGTGGACTAACTGGCCTCCTGCAGGGCAGGAGGGATCTATAAATAGCTGGCCAGATCCTGGAGGCGATTGTTCCACACCGGGTTTTGATGTTGGATAGCGCACCAGCATCAAAGTGTGTTTCATTTTCAAAAGAGCCGAGGGATAAAGCTAGATCAAAATGTAAGCGTTTTGCAGCAAAATTATCATTTGACTTGGTAACCATTACTCTTGATGTTGCAGAGAGCTTCCTGAAGAATTAATGAGCGTCTTTTCTATTTGTTGTAATCATTTGGATTTCATCATTATGAAATAAGGCGAATTTTTTAATAGGCAAATTGAATGGAATGTAAAGTATGCCAGCTCATTAAGTGTTTTCAAAGTGGATGAAAGGGTGCGGATTTAATTGTTAACCCAGAGTTGAAATATCTGGATCACAAATAATTACATTAGCTGGAGTTATACCTTTCCAAGCTGAGGCTGCTGCCACCATCCTGTGTAAAATCTGATGTGATAACGTCAGATTGCAAACACACTATCTATAAGTGCAACCCGCCACTCTACTGGGTGCCAAACAAGAGGGATATTGACTTGTGCAGTAGTGTCCAAAATACCCCCAGAAATAGGTAAACTAAAATAGGTTTGTGGCCAATGCAAAGAGTAACTAAATACAAAATTGACAAATTTTGCAGGAAGAtaattgtttttcaaaatggCGGATGGGCTGGGGACACTGGCATGTTAAGTCAATTGGCTCAAAGATTACAAAgtagggatttctatgatttcgatgAACACCACTCGGTTTCTCAATCGCCTTTCCAATTCTTTATTCTAATCTCAAATCTGTTTGTGGTCCTGCCTATAGCATTGAAGATTGCCCTGGTCAAAGATGCCCGTGTCCGCTCTGTGTTCAACACACTGATCTCTCCGTTCCTCCCCTTATCACTTCTCCACAATCCACACTCTTCCTCTCCCTGCATCCATTGGAATCTTTCTCTTTATTTTAGTGGTTACTGGGCCTGATCTCTGCTGGTCATCAGCTGCCAGCCCTCATTCCACTTAAATACCAACTGGTCCTAAATTCCATCGTATTCCCATACCCTGTGCTTGCTGATTCCAGTTGCCTCTTGACCCCAAAGACATGGAACTCAAAACCCTCATCATGGTTTACAATtccctgtgatgccttgccccCTGGAGCTCCTTGCTTATTGTGTTGGACACTCTCTCTTGCATCATCTCTCTGACTTGCACTTTTCTTTCCCATACACCTCTGCTCAGACCCTCTCTCCAACCACAACTTCAGCCACTACCTGCTGTTGTTTGACATTCATTTTTTCTCTGAAGTATCTCAGGCCATTGAGCTTGTTAAATGTTATACAAATGCCTTAAGATGCTTTTTTTGAATACAAGCCAAATGAGATCTTAAAACTGGGCCTTCACGCTTCAGGATCCTGTGCCTATTGAAAAGTGGAgagcagttagaatcatagaatctctacagctcagaaggaggccattcagcccattgagtctgcactgacaacaatccgaccaggccctatccctgtaaccccacatatttaccctgctaatccccctgacacaaaggggcaattcagcatggccaatcaacctaacccgcacatcgttggcgtgtgggaggaaaccagagtacccggaagaaacccacgcagatacggggagaatgtgcaaactccacacagacagtgacccaaagctggaattgaacccgggtccctggtgctgtgaggcagcagtgctcaccacagtgccgccccaaaGTTACAAAGGTGAAGTTTTTAATCTTCACAAATTGATCTAATTGCCCCTCAGTCAAAAGTTGAAAACACTTGAAGGAATTTGCGATCATGGTAATGTTGaatactttgcatttatctgatcTCAATTGGACCTGTAGATGTTGCCTTTCGTGTGATTAAATGAGAGCAGAAGTAGTTTGGATGAAAGCTTTTCAGATGAGCAAAAAGGTGATTTTCCATTTACGCTTCTACCATTTGATTCTAGGCACAGGTGTGAAAAACCTCACAAATGTTGCACCTAGGACtgcgggtaatgtcttgagatggataggaagcaaagagttggcataaatgggtctttttttgattggcagtcagtgattggtggggttccgcagggatctgtgccaggaccccaactgttcacattacatattaatgatttggaagagggaactgaatgcattatctccaaatttgcagatgatacaaagctgggtgggggggtgagctgtgaggaggatgcagagatgcttcagcatgatttagacaggctgagtgtgtgggcatctgcatggaagatgcagcataatgtggataaatgtcaggttatccactttggtagcaataatagaaagacagattgttacttgaatgggtgtaaattgagagagatggatatgcaacgagaccttggagtccgcgtgcatcagtcgctgaaagtaagcacgcaggtacagcaggcagtaaagaaggcaaatggtatgttggccttcatagaggATCTGaatatagggatgttttgctccaattgtgtagggtgttggtgaggccacacctggagtattgtgtgcagttttggtgtccttatttgaagaaggatgtccttgataTAGAGGGATTAGAACGAAGGTTcacgaggctgattcctgggatggcaggtctgtcatatgaggagagaccaagttggttaggattatattcactggcgttgagaagaatgagaaaggatctcatagaaacttataaagctctaacagagttagacagggtagattcagaaagaatgttcccaatggtggggagtccagaactaggggtcatagtttgaggataagggataaacctttagaactgaggtgagaagaaatttctttacccagagggtgatgaatgtgtggattaCAATGGACTTTTTAATCCTGGTTAGTTTGTCTTTTTTATAAATTACAGTTTTCGTTGCCACTGACACGCTATTTGCAATTAGTATTGGGGGAGGGAATCCAGGCCTGGGATTGCTTGGTGCTGAGGGCCGGGGGAGTTGAGACAATATTTGGTGTATTTGAGGCTCTGAAGGATTATCGGATCATTCTGTAAAGATTAGAAGTTCACCCTTCTGCTGTTCTCCACTGTTCTGTTGGCACTAAGCCAGGAAGCTTGATTGTCCTGTTCAAGATCTCAAACTTATTGGGCTTGCAATGCCAAGAAAAAGAACTCCGTGGGCATTTTCTAATAACCTGGAGGAAATGGAGCAGGACTTcaactggcagcacggtggcacagtggttagcactgctgcctcacggcgcccagcacccgggttcaattcccggcttggatcactgtctgtgcggagtctgtacgttctccctcgtgtctgtgtgggtttcctccgggtgctccagtttcctcccacagtccaaagatgtgcaagttaggtggattggccatgctaaattgccccttagtgtcaggaagactagatagggtaaattatagggttagggcctgggtgggtttgtggtcagtgtagccttgatgggccaaatggcctccttctgcactgcagcattcTATGACTCAAAGCAAGAAAGATGATGCAATTGGTGAAAGATGATACCATAACCAACTGGGGAGCAAGATCCTTCTTTGCTTAATTGGGTGATTCTTGACCTCAAACATCATCCAATATCCTGAggctgtaagtagtctcacaacaccaggttaaagtccaacaggtttatttggtagcatgagctttcggagcgctgcttatattagtgggtaaatatgtagggatatgggggtagggcctgggtgggattgtggtcggtgcagactcgatgggccgaatggcctctttctgtgctgtagggtttctaagataccCTGATGGTGAATGAGCAGACGTGTTCAAGAAAAAAAACGCTTTTTTTAAGCACTTCTGTCAATTTGTTTTATATCTTTGGGTTTTACTCCTCGTGTCTGGAGATTGCTCCCCAATTTCTTGAGACTTCAGGGCAATTGTTGACAGTTGGCAAACCCACAAGTGAGGTTGAGGAAACCTGGAGTAATTAGCTGGGTGTGAGAGGGAACAAGGACCAAGTGACTGTAACATCAGGACAACTGTGGTAATCAGGAGATTCCGTTGGAGAAAAAAAAAGTAGATTTTTGTGTGTTCCATATTTTCTATGTATCAATAATGGAATATGATACAACTTTATGGAGACTTGAATAACTTATTTCTCCTTCATTGCCTCATCCCATCGCTCACAGCACTGTTTTTCTATTTCCAATATTTAATCTGCGTTTTCTTTTTAAACCAAAGACTAAGAACCTTGGGTCTCTCAaagacttaagaccataagacataggagcagaattaggccactcggcccattaagtctgctccgccattcaatcatggctgatatttttctcatccccattctcctgccttttccccataacccctgatccccttattaatcaagaacctatctttctctgtcttaaagacactcaatgactgatgcgcgattaaatcactcgggaggctagattgtacccaggaaataaaggcttttattactgacaagaatggagcacactatatacaatacaatcccagactaaagggtctccaggcagtgcagtgacctttatacttcccctggtaggcggagccaactggagtgtaccacagaacaatatcaacaggtagaacagcccaaccctaacaccaacagtaattacagtaacatatctacaaaccccatagtgctgaccatccatggctcagcactcatagtggtaaccaactatggttcaccacaatgaccTTAAATAAATTCCCATTGCGatggctgagaatcgaacccggatcaattgcttggaaggcagctatgctcCCCACTATGCCACCGTCGCGCACGCTAGCTTAGTTAACTGGTTTAGTTAACTAGTTTAGTTAACTAATTTACATGTGCAGAAACCGAATGAATACTCAATTAATGGGAGTTGCCAAATCCCCAGAATTGCCCTGTTATCTCCAGGGCACTGTTGGGAATGCAACTTAAAAAAGAGCAAAATCTTGGCGGCATGTAGCAAGGTTGAGCTTTTTTTGAACACTTAGTCACAAAAACTTTAGAGATGGGTGTCTGTTTCACCAATAGTTGAGATTAATTAGGCACCAAGCAAATGTCTGTTTGCTTCACCCACTGGATAAAGGGATGTGCTTGGATGATGGACTGGTGCCGGGAGGTGGAGTGGTTCAGTGGTGGGAGGTCATGTGATCTCCAGGCATACACCCAAAGAGAGTTGGCAACCTCGTCCTTCCTGTCAGTCGATGGGGAAACGTAATCTTCTTTCCAACAGCAATATCTGCTATCTATACGGCATCTTTATAgtgataaaacatcccaaggtgctttgcaggaGTATTGAATCTGCGCCAGGTAATGCAATGGTAGGGCAGGTGTCAGAGGTTGGCtttcgaggagagagagagagaatacggagaggttgagggaggaaaTCCAAAGCTtgtggccttggcagctgaaggcacagctgccaataaACAAATGCTTGCCTGCATTACTGAGCACTTTGTGCAGGAAGGAATTTGTATATTTTTATATGCTCTCACCCGCATCTCGGGGAAACATAGGTGAAAGGTCAAAGACCATGGAACAAGATTTGAAGAGATAGAGGACAAGTCAAGGTGCAATTAACTGATGTCTAGTTAGAGTTTCAAAGGCTCGATTTGAAGCTTTGAGATGTTGATGTACGTGCTGTCAATGTGTACTTATTCCTGTCATGTTTTAGTTAAATTACCTCAGTTGTCTCTCGGATTGCAGTTGATCATCTTTGAGATGATGGAGCAGCAGAAGAATTCTTTATTTGCTTGCAAAAGACTAATTCCTTCTAGTGGAGTGAGATTTCATGGAAGATGGCAGCAGGGTTGCTGTTTTTACACTTTTGTGGCAATTTTCTACTTTAATTTCACCATTCTTCACCAATTAACAGGTTGCCTTCGTTTCTGAGGGATGTGATGGATTCCCACGGGAGACACTTCAACCCTTACTCTTCTCCTCCCCTGAGAGTAATCCCACAAGCAATTTCTGCAAACATTTATTTATATTTGGTTTCTTCCCTTGATGTGAGTTTTATTCTTTGCATCCAAGTTTTAAAAAGTTTGATAATCGTCCCAGGAGCAGCATCGAGCTGAAGTGAAGACTAAAGTGTATAGGATCTTTGCTTTAAAACATAAAGACATTGACTATAAAAAAAGATCAAGTCATTTATACACTcgtagattttattttattaatcaCTAGCTAGACCTCAGCAGCAACTTTGATTTGAATATGGGATGTCTTCAAAGTAATAGAGATTGCCAAAGCTACGCTAGTTGCAACACTATTTCTGAACTCTTTCTTCCATTCTGTAACATTTTTAGTTAAATTGCAAGGTCAAAAAAGTCCTCTCTGTGGAACAAACCAATGTCTACGTGCCTTATCCCGAGATGTTTTGCACACGAGAAAATATCTCACTTGACAGAGGTTTTTTTGGGGATAAATAAGGGGAAacagtttccactggcaggaaggtcggtaaccagaggacacagactttagataattggcaaaagagccagatGGGGATAAAAAGAAGGCAAACTGTCGTTATCTGGAATGCGTTGCTGAAAGAATgatagaagcagattcaacaggaactctcaaaagggaactggataaatacttgaaggaacaACATTTACAGGTTAATTTATCAAGAGCAGAGGAACGGGACTAATTAGGGGAAgcattggcacagtggtattgtcattgatccagagacccaggggacctgtaatcccaccatggcagatggtgaaatttgaattcagtaaatgaattaaaagtctaacaatgaccatgaaaccatgatcgattgttgggaaacccaaatctagttcactaatgtcctttagggaaggaaatctgctgtccttgcctggtctgtcctacatgtgactccagagccacagcaatgtggttgactcttaaatgttgtcagggatgggcaataaatgctggctcagccagcgacgcccacatcccatgaattttaaaaaattggatagctctttaaaAGGTCCGGCACAGgcacgttgggctgaatggcctcttgctttaTCATTCCAGCAGCCTTATTAACACACAGCATGCTATGATGGCCTAAACCACACTGGAATCTTGATACATTCTTTCAGCAGGCTTCAAACTGTTGACCTTTGTCACTGCTACAAGTGTCTGGCTGATGACCAAGGTTGATGCCAGTTGTGAATCATTACATTATCCAGCTTAATAATCTGAAAATGATATTGCAGGAATTTTAGATGAATTCTGACGTGGGCCTGGTTGATGCTCAGCCGTGACTCAGTGGGCAACACTCTTGCCTTTGAGTTAGAAAGCCGTGGGTTCAAGACCAACTCCAGAACCTGAGCACAATAGTCAAGGTTGACCctgcactactgagggagtgctgcactgttggaagtgccgTCTTTCAGATTGCACAGCTttattttaaagaagagcaggggagctctccccagtgtcctgtccGAATATTTGTTCCTTAGTTGACACCGCGAAAGCATTTTAtcaaccttgattttttttttgagagc comes from the Mustelus asterias chromosome 6, sMusAst1.hap1.1, whole genome shotgun sequence genome and includes:
- the LOC144495250 gene encoding histone H4-like, translating into MSGKGKGGKGLGKGGAKRHRKVLHDNIQGITKPAIRRLAHRGGVKRISGLIYEEVRGVLKVFLENVIRDSVTYTEHAKRKTVTAMDVVYALKRQGRTLYGFGG